From Lysobacter auxotrophicus, the proteins below share one genomic window:
- the purH gene encoding bifunctional phosphoribosylaminoimidazolecarboxamide formyltransferase/IMP cyclohydrolase: MTSELLSGPPVTVRRALLSVSDKTGLIELARSLHALDVELLSTGGTAKAIRDAGLPVKDVSDVTGFPEMMDGRVKTLHPIVHGGLLGRAGLDEAVMAQHGIGAIDLLVLNLYPFEKVSVNPDSTLEDIIENIDIGGPAMLRSAAKNFARVTVATDPAQYGALVAELNANGGAISGKTRFAMSVAAFNRVAQYDARISDYLSSINVEDGSRAAFSAQANGSFVKVMDLRYGENPHQAGAFYRDLWPVPGTLATFTQLQGKELSYNNLADADAAWECVRQFERPACVIVKHANPCGVAEGVACGDAYELAYATDPTSAFGGILAFNTKLDAATAKAVLDRQFVEVLIAPDYEEGALDYARKKANVRVLRIPHGEGRNNVDVKRVGSGLLMQTADIREVTREELKVVTKIAPTKEQLDDLLFAWRVAKFVKSNAIVYAKDHRTIGVGAGQMSRVYSARIAGIKATDAGLIVPGSVMASDAFFPFRDGIDAAAEAGIKAVIQPGGSMRDSEVIAAADEHGLAMVFTGVRHFRH, translated from the coding sequence ATGACCTCCGAACTCCTGTCCGGCCCGCCGGTCACCGTCCGCCGCGCCCTGCTGTCCGTTTCCGACAAGACCGGCCTGATCGAACTGGCCCGCTCGCTGCATGCGCTGGACGTCGAACTGCTGTCCACCGGCGGCACCGCGAAGGCCATCCGCGACGCCGGCCTGCCGGTGAAGGACGTCAGCGACGTCACCGGGTTTCCCGAGATGATGGACGGCCGCGTCAAGACGCTGCATCCGATCGTGCACGGCGGCCTGCTCGGCCGCGCCGGACTCGACGAAGCGGTGATGGCGCAGCACGGCATCGGCGCGATCGACCTGCTCGTGCTGAACCTGTATCCGTTCGAGAAGGTGTCGGTCAATCCCGACTCCACGCTCGAGGACATCATCGAGAACATCGACATCGGCGGCCCGGCGATGCTGCGTTCGGCGGCGAAGAACTTCGCGCGCGTGACCGTCGCCACCGATCCGGCGCAGTACGGCGCGCTCGTCGCCGAGTTGAACGCGAATGGCGGCGCGATTTCGGGCAAGACGCGTTTTGCGATGTCGGTCGCCGCATTCAACCGCGTCGCGCAGTACGACGCGCGCATCAGCGATTACCTGTCGTCGATCAACGTCGAGGACGGTTCGCGCGCCGCGTTCTCCGCGCAGGCCAATGGCAGCTTCGTGAAGGTGATGGACCTGCGCTACGGCGAGAATCCGCACCAGGCCGGCGCGTTCTACCGCGACCTGTGGCCGGTGCCCGGCACGCTGGCGACATTCACGCAGCTGCAGGGTAAAGAGCTGAGCTACAACAACCTCGCCGATGCCGACGCCGCATGGGAATGCGTGCGCCAGTTCGAGCGCCCGGCGTGCGTGATCGTCAAGCACGCCAACCCGTGCGGCGTGGCCGAAGGCGTGGCCTGCGGCGACGCGTACGAACTCGCGTACGCGACCGATCCGACGTCGGCGTTCGGCGGCATCCTCGCGTTCAACACGAAGCTCGATGCGGCCACCGCGAAGGCCGTCCTCGACCGCCAGTTCGTCGAAGTGCTGATCGCGCCGGATTACGAGGAAGGCGCGCTCGATTACGCGCGCAAGAAGGCGAACGTGCGCGTGCTGCGCATTCCGCACGGCGAGGGTCGCAACAACGTCGACGTGAAGCGCGTGGGCTCGGGCCTGCTGATGCAGACCGCCGACATCCGCGAAGTCACGCGCGAGGAGCTGAAGGTCGTCACGAAGATCGCACCCACGAAGGAGCAGCTGGACGACCTGCTGTTCGCGTGGCGCGTGGCGAAGTTCGTGAAGTCCAACGCGATCGTCTATGCGAAGGATCACCGCACCATCGGCGTCGGCGCCGGCCAGATGAGCCGCGTGTACTCGGCGCGCATCGCCGGCATCAAGGCGACCGACGCGGGCCTGATCGTGCCGGGTTCGGTGATGGCGTCCGACGCCTTCTTCCCGTTCCGCGACGGCATCGACGCGGCGGCCGAAGCCGGCATCAAGGCGGTGATCCAGCCGGGCGGCTCGATGCGCGACAGCGAAGTCATCGCCGCCGCCGACGAGCACGGCCTGGCGATGGTGTTCACCGGCGTGCGGCATTTCCGTCACTGA
- the fis gene encoding DNA-binding transcriptional regulator Fis, translated as MNAATDRNDIARPAPRVPLRDHVATSIRRFLGDLDGHGTENLYEIALRELEIPLFVEVLQHCDGNQSRAASMLGIHRATLRKKLREYGLD; from the coding sequence TTGAACGCCGCGACCGACCGAAACGACATCGCACGACCCGCGCCGCGCGTGCCGCTGCGCGACCATGTCGCCACGTCGATTCGCCGTTTCCTCGGCGACCTGGACGGTCACGGCACGGAAAACCTGTACGAGATCGCGCTGCGCGAACTCGAGATCCCGCTGTTCGTGGAAGTGCTGCAGCACTGCGACGGGAACCAGAGCCGCGCCGCGTCGATGCTCGGCATCCATCGCGCCACATTGCGCAAGAAGCTGCGCGAATACGGGCTGGATTGA
- the accC gene encoding acetyl-CoA carboxylase biotin carboxylase subunit produces MLDKVVIANRGEIALRILRACHALGIRTVAVHSTVDRNLKHVAMADESVCIGPAPSTDSYLNMASIIAAAEVTDAQAIHPGYGFLSENADFAERVEQSGFIFIGPKADTIRLMGDKVEAIRAMKSAGVPCVPGSGGPLGDDAATNVKIAREIGYPVIVKAAGGGGGRGMRVVHTEAHLTAAIQTTKTEAKAAFGNDMVYMEKFLENPRHVEIQVLADGQGNAIHLGERDCSMQRRHQKVVEEAPAPGITPEQRAEIGKVCVEACLRIGYRGAGTFEFLYENGRFYFIEMNTRIQVEHPVTELVTGIDLVREQLMIAAGHKLSIKQSDIVLEGHAIECRINAEDPDTFMPFPGLIQHFHAPGGPGVRVDSHIYEGYRVPPNYDSMIGKLIVHGPDRETAIARMRVALSEMVVDGIKTNIPLQQRIMSDAGFQQGGMNIHYLEKRLKEQKEKALSIV; encoded by the coding sequence ATGCTCGACAAAGTTGTCATTGCCAACCGCGGAGAAATCGCGCTGCGCATCCTGCGCGCGTGCCACGCGCTGGGCATCCGCACGGTCGCGGTGCATTCCACCGTCGACCGCAACCTCAAGCACGTCGCGATGGCGGACGAGTCGGTCTGCATCGGCCCGGCGCCGTCGACCGACAGCTACCTCAACATGGCGTCGATCATCGCCGCCGCCGAGGTGACCGACGCGCAGGCGATCCATCCCGGCTACGGCTTCCTGTCGGAGAACGCCGACTTCGCCGAGCGCGTGGAACAGTCCGGCTTCATCTTCATCGGGCCGAAGGCCGACACCATCCGCCTGATGGGCGACAAGGTCGAAGCCATCCGCGCGATGAAGTCCGCCGGCGTGCCGTGCGTGCCCGGCAGCGGCGGTCCGCTCGGCGACGACGCGGCCACCAACGTGAAGATCGCGCGCGAGATCGGCTATCCGGTCATCGTGAAGGCCGCCGGCGGCGGCGGCGGTCGCGGCATGCGCGTGGTGCACACCGAGGCGCACCTCACCGCGGCGATCCAAACCACCAAGACCGAGGCGAAGGCCGCGTTCGGCAACGACATGGTCTACATGGAGAAGTTCCTGGAGAACCCGCGCCACGTGGAGATCCAGGTCCTCGCCGACGGCCAGGGCAACGCAATCCACCTGGGCGAGCGCGACTGCTCGATGCAGCGCCGCCACCAGAAGGTCGTCGAGGAAGCGCCGGCGCCGGGCATCACGCCGGAGCAGCGCGCGGAAATCGGCAAGGTCTGCGTCGAAGCGTGCCTGCGCATCGGCTACCGCGGCGCCGGCACGTTCGAGTTCCTCTACGAGAACGGCCGCTTTTACTTCATCGAGATGAACACCCGCATCCAGGTGGAGCATCCGGTCACCGAACTGGTCACCGGCATCGACCTGGTGCGCGAGCAGCTGATGATCGCCGCCGGCCACAAGCTGTCGATCAAGCAGAGCGACATCGTGCTGGAGGGCCACGCGATCGAGTGCCGCATCAACGCCGAGGATCCGGACACCTTCATGCCGTTCCCCGGCCTGATCCAGCATTTCCACGCGCCGGGCGGCCCGGGCGTGCGCGTGGACAGCCACATCTACGAAGGCTACCGCGTACCGCCGAACTACGATTCGATGATCGGCAAGCTGATCGTGCACGGCCCGGATCGCGAAACGGCCATCGCGCGCATGCGCGTGGCGCTGAGCGAGATGGTGGTGGACGGCATCAAGACCAACATCCCGCTGCAGCAGCGCATCATGTCCGACGCCGGTTTCCAGCAGGGCGGCATGAACATCCACTACCTGGAAAAGCGCCTGAAGGAACAGAAGGAAAAGGCGCTCTCCATCGTGTGA
- a CDS encoding GNAT family N-acetyltransferase codes for MWIRTETHDDHAAIRELLGEAFAGSDGNGRIEQRIVDALREDGELSLCLVADIDGRIAGVAVFSPVAIEGAKSWYGLGPVAVAPRDQGNGVGTALIRAGLAELADLGAAGCVVLGEPAYYERFGFRNDGELRYADAPAQYFQSLAFGEAEAKGDVRYHRSFSSH; via the coding sequence ATGTGGATCCGCACCGAAACCCACGACGATCACGCAGCCATCCGCGAACTGCTCGGCGAAGCGTTCGCCGGATCCGACGGCAACGGGCGCATCGAGCAGCGGATCGTCGATGCCTTGCGTGAGGACGGCGAGCTCAGCCTGTGCCTGGTGGCCGATATCGACGGGCGGATCGCCGGTGTGGCCGTGTTCTCGCCAGTCGCGATCGAAGGCGCGAAGTCCTGGTACGGCCTGGGCCCGGTCGCGGTCGCACCGCGCGACCAGGGCAACGGCGTCGGCACCGCGCTGATCCGCGCCGGCCTGGCCGAGCTCGCCGACCTGGGCGCGGCCGGCTGCGTCGTACTCGGCGAGCCGGCGTACTACGAACGCTTCGGCTTCCGCAACGACGGCGAGCTGCGCTACGCCGACGCCCCGGCCCAGTACTTCCAGTCGCTCGCCTTCGGCGAAGCAGAGGCGAAGGGCGACGTGCGCTACCACCGCTCGTTCTCGTCCCACTGA
- the aroQ gene encoding type II 3-dehydroquinate dehydratase produces the protein MAKLLLLHGPNLNLLGTREPEVYGRATLADIDAALRERTQAAGHAFDSLQSNAEHVLVDRIQAARTDGTAFILINPAAFTHTSVAIRDALAAVALPFIEVHLSNPHRREPFRHTSYFSDLAVGVVCGFGADSYRYALDAALARMATPAGTP, from the coding sequence ATGGCGAAGCTGCTGCTCCTGCACGGCCCTAACCTCAACCTGCTCGGCACCCGCGAGCCGGAGGTCTATGGCCGTGCGACGCTCGCCGACATCGACGCCGCGCTGCGCGAGCGGACGCAAGCCGCGGGCCACGCATTCGACAGCCTGCAGTCGAACGCCGAGCACGTGCTCGTCGATCGCATCCAGGCCGCGCGCACCGACGGCACCGCCTTCATCCTGATCAACCCGGCGGCCTTCACCCACACCAGCGTCGCCATCCGCGACGCACTGGCGGCGGTCGCCCTGCCCTTCATCGAAGTCCACCTGTCCAACCCGCATCGCCGCGAACCCTTCCGCCACACCAGCTACTTCAGCGACCTCGCGGTCGGCGTGGTGTGCGGCTTCGGCGCGGACAGCTACCGATACGCGCTCGACGCGGCGCTGGCCCGCATGGCCACGCCCGCCGGCACGCCCTGA
- the accB gene encoding acetyl-CoA carboxylase biotin carboxyl carrier protein, whose amino-acid sequence MDLRKIKKLIDLLEESNLAEIEIKEGEESVRLARTPKGVQVAAAPIMQAAPAPAPVMPMHGPTEAASGGAPKPAADLPPGHVVRAPMVGTFYASPSPDKPAFVSVGQAVKAGDTLGIIEAMKMFNPIEADVAGTVLKVMVENGQPIEFDQPLFVIG is encoded by the coding sequence ATGGACCTGCGCAAAATCAAGAAGCTGATCGACCTGCTCGAGGAATCCAACCTCGCCGAGATCGAGATCAAGGAAGGCGAAGAGTCGGTCCGCCTGGCCCGCACCCCGAAGGGCGTCCAAGTCGCCGCGGCGCCGATCATGCAGGCCGCTCCGGCGCCGGCGCCGGTCATGCCGATGCATGGCCCGACCGAAGCCGCCAGCGGCGGCGCGCCCAAGCCCGCCGCCGACCTGCCGCCGGGCCACGTCGTCCGCGCCCCGATGGTCGGCACCTTCTACGCCTCGCCCTCGCCCGACAAGCCGGCTTTCGTCAGCGTCGGCCAGGCGGTCAAGGCCGGCGACACGCTGGGCATCATCGAGGCGATGAAGATGTTCAACCCGATCGAGGCCGACGTCGCCGGCACCGTGCTCAAGGTGATGGTCGAGAACGGCCAACCGATCGAGTTCGACCAGCCGCTGTTTGTGATTGGGTGA
- the prmA gene encoding 50S ribosomal protein L11 methyltransferase — protein sequence MPFLELTLPCTEAQQPRYERALENVGALAVTLADQHADAPDEQAIFEPGVGEQPLWNEMQLTALFEGGTSPELLLYALDAADEGLDWSRASFREVEDQDWERAWMDQYEPLRFGRRTWIVPWNHELPEGADADDAAVVRLDPGLAFGSGTHPTTALCLAWLDEMADEGALAGQRVLDFGCGSGILALAALKLGAAQAIGVDNDPQALTATDDNAQRNGVADQLVAYSPETEPADAYPVVVANILASALIALADTLSARVVPGGRIAMSGILAGQEDEVIERYRADFDDLRAERMEDWMRVTGVRRR from the coding sequence ATGCCGTTCCTCGAACTCACCCTGCCCTGCACCGAAGCCCAGCAGCCGCGTTACGAGCGCGCACTGGAGAACGTCGGCGCACTGGCCGTGACCCTGGCCGACCAGCACGCGGATGCCCCGGACGAACAGGCCATCTTCGAGCCGGGCGTCGGCGAGCAGCCGCTGTGGAACGAGATGCAGCTGACCGCGCTGTTCGAGGGCGGCACCTCGCCGGAGCTGCTGCTTTACGCGCTAGATGCCGCCGACGAGGGCCTGGACTGGTCGCGTGCGAGTTTCCGCGAAGTCGAGGACCAGGATTGGGAACGCGCGTGGATGGACCAGTACGAGCCGCTGCGCTTCGGCCGTCGCACCTGGATCGTGCCGTGGAACCACGAGCTGCCCGAAGGCGCCGACGCCGACGATGCCGCCGTGGTCCGTCTCGACCCGGGGCTGGCCTTCGGCTCGGGCACGCACCCGACCACGGCGCTGTGCCTGGCGTGGCTCGACGAGATGGCCGACGAAGGTGCCCTCGCCGGCCAGCGCGTGCTGGACTTCGGTTGCGGCTCGGGCATCCTCGCGCTCGCCGCGCTGAAGCTCGGCGCCGCGCAGGCGATCGGCGTGGACAACGACCCGCAGGCGCTCACCGCCACCGACGACAACGCGCAGCGCAACGGCGTGGCCGATCAGCTCGTGGCGTATTCGCCGGAAACCGAACCGGCCGACGCCTACCCGGTCGTGGTCGCCAACATCCTCGCCTCGGCGCTGATCGCGTTGGCCGATACCCTCAGCGCGCGCGTCGTGCCGGGCGGCCGCATTGCGATGTCCGGCATCCTGGCCGGCCAGGAAGACGAGGTGATCGAGCGCTATCGCGCCGACTTCGACGACCTGCGCGCGGAGCGGATGGAAGACTGGATGCGCGTCACAGGCGTGCGCCGCCGATGA
- a CDS encoding DUF3426 domain-containing protein yields MFVPCPHCGFLVALIVRPDGAPQRCPRCDGLVQDDAEAPIDESAPAATTQSGSSDASNVARIDAPEPSPTTDDATTVTPATNDDGTTVDVDDVAVETTPERSYEAAIAAANVGGTPARATRRAARPRRKGEPSFARHTAQRTTTRTHWGWYAAISALALLFALQLLLAQRHELAADARWRPLVSGSCTVLRCDVPAWREPAAFTMLQRSVRPQPNAAGVLAVDASFRNDARWPQPWPTLVLSLSDVDGRPVGVRAFAPAEYRTTHRPDDRLLPGQSAHVTFQVIEPAPRIVAFTFDFR; encoded by the coding sequence ATGTTCGTTCCCTGCCCGCATTGCGGTTTCCTGGTCGCGCTCATCGTCCGTCCGGACGGTGCGCCGCAACGCTGCCCGCGTTGCGATGGCCTCGTGCAGGACGACGCGGAAGCGCCCATCGACGAGAGCGCCCCCGCCGCGACCACACAAAGCGGTTCATCGGATGCAAGCAACGTCGCGCGGATCGATGCGCCCGAACCGTCGCCCACAACCGACGATGCGACGACGGTTACGCCGGCAACCAACGACGACGGCACGACGGTCGACGTGGACGACGTCGCGGTCGAAACGACGCCCGAACGCAGTTACGAAGCCGCCATCGCCGCGGCGAACGTCGGCGGCACGCCGGCGCGCGCGACCCGACGTGCCGCGCGCCCGCGTCGCAAGGGCGAACCGAGCTTCGCCCGCCACACCGCGCAACGCACGACCACCCGCACGCACTGGGGCTGGTACGCCGCCATCTCCGCGCTCGCGTTGCTGTTCGCGTTGCAGTTATTGCTCGCTCAGCGACATGAACTCGCCGCCGATGCGCGATGGCGACCGCTCGTCAGCGGCTCATGCACCGTGTTGCGCTGCGACGTGCCGGCGTGGCGCGAGCCGGCGGCGTTCACGATGCTCCAGCGCAGCGTGCGTCCGCAGCCGAACGCGGCCGGCGTGCTCGCCGTAGACGCCAGTTTCCGCAACGATGCGCGTTGGCCGCAGCCCTGGCCGACGCTGGTGTTGAGCCTGTCCGACGTGGATGGCCGCCCGGTCGGCGTTCGTGCGTTCGCACCTGCTGAATATCGAACGACGCACCGTCCCGACGACCGGTTGTTGCCCGGACAGAGCGCGCATGTGACGTTCCAGGTCATCGAACCGGCACCGCGCATCGTGGCGTTCACGTTCGACTTCCGCTGA
- a CDS encoding energy transducer TonB — MSPRLLVMLMIGLSSLQVAAAQKSTDAHKRPAKQAADKRASAKAPTNWLQVEMAGDDGVAALYRDQLLSWYRTSGTMDERELAALPEADYFAFRPDLTSFSIDSGPSAGQWTFAPPDQGRWPGAAVQVIDRSDAANYRILARVHCDAATESCRKLRADTASMAPPEPVTSDESASYDAWRRLIEKEACAPAPKAMPAPRYPASLARHGEGGRVELRLLVNPCGEVRAVRLSGSSGFPQLDQSAIDTAWEWRVQSERQESGAIVRVPVDFVPPQFEAAPGGRAERASR; from the coding sequence ATGTCCCCGCGCCTGCTCGTCATGCTCATGATCGGCCTGTCGTCGCTGCAGGTCGCCGCCGCGCAGAAATCCACCGACGCCCACAAGCGCCCCGCGAAGCAGGCCGCCGACAAGCGCGCCAGCGCGAAAGCGCCGACGAACTGGCTGCAGGTGGAAATGGCCGGCGACGACGGCGTCGCCGCGCTCTATCGCGACCAGTTGCTGTCCTGGTACCGCACCAGCGGCACGATGGACGAACGCGAACTCGCCGCGCTGCCCGAAGCCGACTACTTCGCCTTCCGCCCGGACCTCACCAGCTTCTCCATCGACAGCGGGCCCTCCGCCGGGCAGTGGACGTTCGCGCCGCCGGACCAGGGCCGCTGGCCCGGCGCGGCGGTGCAGGTGATCGACCGGTCCGACGCGGCGAACTACCGCATCCTCGCGCGCGTGCACTGCGACGCCGCCACCGAGTCCTGCCGGAAACTGCGCGCGGACACTGCCTCGATGGCGCCGCCGGAACCGGTGACCAGCGACGAATCGGCGTCCTACGACGCATGGCGTCGCCTGATCGAAAAAGAGGCCTGCGCGCCCGCGCCCAAGGCGATGCCGGCGCCGCGCTACCCGGCCTCGCTCGCGCGCCACGGCGAAGGCGGCCGCGTCGAGCTGCGCCTGCTGGTCAATCCGTGCGGGGAAGTGCGTGCGGTGCGCCTGAGCGGGTCGTCGGGCTTTCCGCAGCTGGACCAGTCGGCGATCGATACCGCCTGGGAATGGCGCGTGCAGTCAGAGCGCCAGGAATCGGGTGCGATCGTGCGGGTACCGGTGGATTTCGTCCCGCCGCAGTTCGAAGCCGCGCCCGGTGGGCGCGCGGAGCGGGCGTCGCGCTGA